A genomic window from Acidimicrobiia bacterium includes:
- a CDS encoding SRPBCC family protein has protein sequence MEGTVRSTEASAPPERVFAVAADLAAYPEWATGVSAVEILEVDGAGRPRRARFEVDGYIKKISYELQYEYDEPRRMSWNAVPGPDIKDMEGYYEFNLREEGGTEIVYALRVEPAFVVPGFLRRQAEKQIVQAALRGLRRRAEEMEEADG, from the coding sequence ATGGAAGGAACCGTGCGCTCGACCGAGGCATCTGCCCCGCCGGAGCGCGTCTTTGCCGTCGCCGCCGACCTGGCTGCCTACCCGGAATGGGCCACCGGGGTGTCCGCCGTCGAGATTCTCGAGGTCGACGGTGCCGGGCGGCCGCGGCGGGCCCGCTTCGAGGTCGACGGGTACATCAAGAAGATCTCGTACGAGTTGCAGTACGAGTACGACGAACCCCGCCGGATGTCGTGGAACGCGGTTCCCGGACCCGATATCAAAGACATGGAGGGGTACTACGAGTTCAACCTTCGTGAAGAGGGCGGTACCGAGATCGTCTACGCACTCAGGGTCGAGCCGGCTTTCGTGGTCCCCGGCTTCCTCCGCAGGCAGGCGGAGAAGCAAATAGTCCAGGCGGCGCTGCGCGGCCTGCGTCGACGGGCTGAGGAGATGGAAGAGGCCGACGGGTGA